From one Verrucomicrobiales bacterium genomic stretch:
- the mnmA gene encoding tRNA 2-thiouridine(34) synthase MnmA, producing MSGGVDSSAAAALLIEQGYDVVGITLKLWPQDCVSRAEDKCCGPQAVTDARSVAHSLGIPYYLIDEAQEFQAQVIGYFAEEYKAGRTPNPCVMCNEKLKFGSLIGRARKLGADLIATGHYARVERDLQSGRMLLKRGRDLRKDQSYFLFSLRQEQLSHVLFPLGDLTKSETREVARDCQLKTADKEESMEICFVPDNDYGRFLQQAQLVSKHRGDIVDTTGRKIGEHEGIEFYTIGQRKGLGLSSPTPLYVIELDAVNNRVVVGSETLLDRAELVVERCNWIPFATPPTSLEALVKIRYNHPGTPATIVPLPGDRASIRLHTPQRAITPGQACVFYQDDLVVGGGWITRQGMPSSLPAGGS from the coding sequence ATGAGCGGGGGGGTGGATTCTTCCGCCGCTGCCGCCCTGCTGATCGAGCAGGGCTATGACGTGGTCGGCATCACTCTCAAACTCTGGCCTCAGGACTGCGTGTCCCGCGCCGAGGACAAGTGCTGCGGACCCCAAGCCGTTACCGACGCCCGCTCGGTCGCCCACAGCCTCGGTATCCCGTATTATCTCATCGACGAAGCCCAAGAGTTTCAGGCTCAGGTGATTGGCTACTTCGCCGAGGAATATAAGGCCGGCCGCACCCCTAATCCGTGCGTGATGTGCAATGAGAAGCTGAAATTCGGCTCCCTCATCGGCCGGGCTCGTAAATTAGGGGCCGACCTCATCGCGACCGGACACTACGCGCGTGTGGAACGCGATCTCCAAAGTGGCCGGATGCTGCTCAAACGAGGGAGAGATCTGCGCAAGGATCAAAGCTATTTCCTCTTCAGCCTGCGCCAGGAACAGCTGTCCCATGTTCTCTTCCCCTTGGGCGACCTCACCAAGAGCGAGACCCGTGAGGTCGCACGTGACTGCCAGCTGAAAACCGCCGACAAGGAAGAAAGCATGGAGATCTGCTTTGTTCCCGATAACGATTACGGACGCTTTTTGCAGCAGGCCCAGCTCGTGTCCAAGCATCGGGGTGACATTGTCGACACGACCGGACGCAAGATCGGGGAACACGAGGGGATTGAGTTCTACACGATTGGCCAGCGCAAAGGACTGGGACTATCCTCCCCCACCCCGCTCTATGTCATCGAGTTGGATGCCGTCAACAACCGGGTCGTGGTAGGGAGCGAGACCCTTCTTGACCGAGCCGAACTGGTGGTCGAGCGTTGTAATTGGATCCCATTCGCGACTCCCCCGACCAGTCTCGAGGCCCTGGTCAAGATCCGCTACAATCACCCAGGCACTCCGGCCACCATCGTCCCGCTGCCCGGCGATCGAGCCTCCATTCGTTTGCACACCCCGCAACGGGCTATCACCCCCGGACAGGCCTGCGTGTTCTACCAGGACGACTTGGTCGTGGGGGGAGGCTGGATCACCCGGCAAGGAATGCCGAGCAGCCTCCCTGCTGGCGGCTCGTAA
- a CDS encoding MBL fold metallo-hydrolase: protein MRITNLNPDTEIGASSWFLDIEGHRILLDAGMHPGRDGREGLPLYSLIKDEPLDAIALSHCHHDHVGSLPVALRQFPKAHVLMTELSYFLIERVLHNSVNVMARQRDELGIKEYPLFSHDEVDEIASVFQGFRYNREIEWISHQKRQAGCISPTIEFYDAGHALGSAGMMVRGGKQTLFFTGDVNFKDQTILKAARFEDVKADVLIMETTRGNRAVPEGFTREAEVERLCQAIEHAQKGRGCILIPTFALGRTQEILALLGVLMKSGRVRRQPIYIGGLGRVFTEIYDIEAHRTHRQLSQMKLTEALNLVVLEKGQAEKMKLSGSRIFVVTAGMMTEHTAAHDLALRMIGDERQSIFFVGYAEPSTPGGRLKQSKPGETFILSPSGGEVTHRCNVQEFDLTAHANRDELLDFVDQVSPRVVVLGHGNTDSRAWFAEQINRKHPKIKVLQPKPGECLEV from the coding sequence ATGCGCATCACGAATTTAAATCCAGACACCGAAATCGGAGCCAGTTCTTGGTTCCTGGACATCGAGGGGCATCGAATCCTTCTCGATGCAGGAATGCACCCGGGACGAGACGGTCGGGAGGGGCTGCCGCTGTACTCCCTGATCAAGGACGAACCGCTCGATGCGATCGCTCTTTCTCACTGCCATCATGACCATGTGGGATCACTGCCAGTCGCGCTGCGTCAGTTCCCCAAAGCTCATGTGCTGATGACCGAGCTCAGCTATTTTTTAATCGAGCGGGTGCTGCACAACTCTGTCAATGTCATGGCGCGTCAGCGGGATGAGCTGGGCATCAAGGAGTACCCGCTGTTCTCCCACGACGAGGTGGATGAGATAGCGTCGGTTTTTCAGGGCTTCCGCTACAACCGCGAGATCGAGTGGATCTCTCACCAAAAACGCCAGGCGGGATGTATCTCGCCCACCATCGAATTCTACGATGCCGGCCACGCGCTGGGCTCGGCCGGCATGATGGTGCGCGGCGGAAAGCAGACGCTCTTCTTCACGGGGGATGTGAACTTTAAGGATCAAACGATCCTGAAAGCGGCTCGTTTTGAGGATGTGAAGGCCGATGTCTTGATCATGGAGACCACTCGCGGCAACCGGGCAGTGCCCGAAGGATTCACCCGCGAAGCCGAAGTGGAACGTTTGTGCCAGGCTATCGAACACGCTCAAAAAGGCCGGGGATGCATTCTCATCCCCACTTTCGCGCTCGGACGAACCCAGGAAATCCTGGCGCTGCTCGGAGTGCTGATGAAATCAGGCCGGGTACGGCGACAACCGATCTACATCGGGGGCCTCGGCCGCGTGTTCACGGAGATCTATGATATCGAGGCGCATCGAACCCATCGCCAGCTCAGCCAGATGAAGCTGACTGAGGCGTTGAACTTGGTGGTCTTGGAGAAAGGCCAAGCGGAAAAGATGAAGCTCAGCGGCAGCCGGATCTTCGTGGTCACCGCCGGCATGATGACCGAACATACCGCCGCGCACGACTTGGCGCTGCGGATGATCGGAGACGAGCGACAATCCATCTTCTTCGTGGGCTACGCAGAACCCTCCACACCCGGAGGCCGACTGAAACAATCAAAGCCCGGCGAAACCTTCATCCTCAGCCCCAGCGGCGGCGAGGTCACTCACCGCTGCAATGTCCAGGAATTCGATTTAACGGCGCATGCCAACCGGGATGAATTGCTGGATTTCGTGGACCAAGTCTCACCCCGTGTCGTCGTGCTCGGGCATGGCAACACAGACTCGCGTGCTTGGTTCGCCGAACAGATCAACCGGAAGCACCCCAAGATCAAGGTCCTGCAGCCGAAACCAGGCGAATGCCTGGAAGTTTGA
- a CDS encoding cbb3-type cytochrome c oxidase subunit II, translating into MNRIPILFLGIFAAVASSFWGVIFVPQMQLGQSGLAKIEDTGSYYPVTRTGEATRGADVYRANGCVECHTQQVRPKGLGSDYERGWGKRRTIAQDYLLDQPALLGSLRLGPDLANAGRRQPNATVQLQHLYNPQLTVPRSTMPRYPYLFSKRKLAPNEKPSAQALPANTEPGFEVVPKPEAIALAAYLLSLNSEAPLFSAPFPATKTNAPAKTAAASSVK; encoded by the coding sequence ATGAACCGCATCCCGATCTTGTTTCTAGGTATTTTCGCGGCGGTGGCCTCTTCTTTTTGGGGAGTCATCTTTGTGCCCCAGATGCAGTTGGGGCAATCGGGTCTGGCCAAAATCGAGGACACCGGGTCCTATTATCCGGTGACGCGCACCGGCGAGGCGACACGCGGGGCTGATGTCTATCGCGCCAACGGCTGTGTGGAATGTCACACTCAGCAGGTCCGTCCGAAAGGGTTGGGCAGCGACTATGAGCGTGGATGGGGCAAACGCCGAACCATTGCCCAGGACTACTTGCTCGATCAGCCTGCTCTGCTCGGCAGTTTGCGCTTGGGACCGGACCTCGCCAATGCCGGTCGTCGTCAGCCGAACGCCACTGTTCAGTTGCAGCATCTCTACAACCCGCAGCTCACCGTGCCCCGGTCCACGATGCCGCGGTATCCCTACCTTTTTTCGAAGCGCAAACTCGCTCCCAACGAGAAGCCGTCTGCGCAGGCGCTGCCGGCCAACACCGAACCTGGGTTTGAGGTCGTTCCTAAACCGGAGGCCATCGCTCTCGCTGCCTATTTGTTAAGCTTGAACTCGGAGGCACCCTTGTTCAGCGCACCGTTCCCCGCGACTAAGACCAATGCTCCTGCCAAGACCGCCGCGGCATCCTCTGTGAAATGA
- a CDS encoding DUF4080 domain-containing protein: MADIVLATLNAKYIHASFGLRYLLANLGDYRDRAQLQEFDINQRPLEIAESLLQNGPKIIGLGVYIWNVTQTTQLVSVLKRLQPEVFIVLGGPEVSYETEGQPIVELADFVITGEADLAFRELCGRLLALDLPATKTIVPSLPQLGDLRLPYSEYTPEDLAHRIVYLEASRGCPFTCEFCLSSLDIPVRQVPLDRFLQELQLLIDRGLRQFKFVDRTFNLNLNVSKAILLFLLERHQPGRFYHFEMIPDRLPSALREIISRFPAGSIQFEVGIQTFNPAVSDRISRRQNLDALTDNFRFLREQTGVHIHADLIVGLPGEDLSSFGQGFDRLVALRPQEIQVGILKRLRGTPIVRHDVEWGMIYAEHPPYEVLQTAHLSFADLQRMRRFARYWDLVGNSGNFLEAVQLLWTLSPSPFAQFLRTSDWLYSRLRRTDQIALVRLYELLFEWLTRELKSPEDQVAKVIWADFSRGRRVDVPRFLSPYLPHSESIKFRVTASDSAPKRQSRHWAKPDASPAEPAETPRTDLGQSTSS, translated from the coding sequence ATGGCCGACATCGTCCTAGCCACTCTCAACGCGAAATACATTCACGCCTCGTTTGGCCTGCGTTACCTGCTGGCTAACCTGGGTGATTACCGCGACCGAGCCCAGCTGCAGGAGTTCGATATTAATCAACGCCCGTTGGAGATCGCCGAGTCATTGCTCCAAAACGGTCCGAAGATCATCGGGTTAGGTGTCTATATTTGGAACGTCACCCAGACGACCCAGCTGGTCTCCGTTCTCAAACGTCTCCAGCCCGAGGTGTTCATCGTCCTGGGAGGGCCCGAGGTGAGCTACGAAACGGAGGGCCAGCCGATCGTCGAACTTGCGGACTTCGTCATCACCGGCGAGGCCGACCTAGCCTTCAGAGAACTCTGTGGACGCCTTCTCGCGCTCGACCTACCCGCAACGAAGACCATCGTTCCCTCGCTTCCGCAGCTGGGGGATCTGCGGTTGCCCTACTCGGAATACACCCCCGAGGACTTAGCGCATCGCATCGTCTATCTTGAGGCCTCGCGTGGATGTCCGTTCACCTGCGAGTTCTGCCTCTCCTCGTTGGATATCCCGGTTCGACAAGTGCCGCTCGACCGCTTCCTTCAGGAACTCCAGCTCCTGATCGACCGGGGGCTGCGACAGTTCAAATTCGTGGATCGCACCTTCAATCTCAACCTGAATGTCAGCAAAGCCATTCTCCTCTTCCTGCTCGAACGGCATCAGCCCGGACGGTTCTACCACTTCGAAATGATTCCTGATCGACTCCCCTCCGCGCTGCGCGAGATCATCAGTCGCTTCCCTGCCGGGTCCATCCAGTTCGAAGTGGGGATCCAAACCTTTAACCCCGCCGTGTCGGATCGCATTAGCCGACGTCAAAACCTGGATGCGCTGACCGACAACTTCCGATTCCTGCGGGAGCAAACCGGCGTTCATATCCATGCCGACCTCATTGTTGGCCTTCCCGGGGAGGATCTCAGCAGTTTCGGTCAAGGGTTCGATCGCTTGGTGGCGCTGCGTCCCCAGGAGATTCAAGTCGGGATCCTGAAGCGACTGCGCGGCACGCCGATCGTGAGACATGATGTCGAATGGGGCATGATCTATGCCGAGCACCCGCCATACGAAGTACTCCAGACCGCTCACCTGAGCTTTGCCGACCTGCAACGCATGAGGCGCTTCGCGCGCTACTGGGATCTCGTGGGGAACAGCGGGAATTTTTTGGAGGCCGTGCAGCTTCTTTGGACACTCTCCCCCTCGCCGTTCGCGCAATTTCTGCGCACATCCGACTGGCTCTATTCGAGACTGCGCCGCACCGACCAAATCGCTTTGGTGCGACTTTACGAACTCCTCTTCGAATGGCTAACCCGAGAATTAAAGAGTCCTGAAGATCAAGTGGCGAAGGTCATTTGGGCGGACTTTTCTCGGGGGCGCCGGGTGGACGTCCCACGCTTCCTTAGCCCCTATCTACCTCACTCTGAGTCCATTAAATTCCGGGTGACAGCGAGCGATTCCGCTCCCAAGCGTCAATCGCGTCATTGGGCTAAGCCCGACGCGTCTCCGGCGGAACCAGCGGAGACGCCCCGTACCGATCTGGGACAATCAACGAGCTCGTGA
- a CDS encoding cytochrome c codes for MSKKKKQSAASSPESAEPSSKTSGQVNLLSEGAEPRAEQVSIPMALVVILTLLVFVSDMHLMENRGEFNPVVYQPHASLEEIQAEWPLDPVIEERKKGKKVYDSVCAACHQANGLGTAGSFPPLAGSDWVLTEGPNRIIRLILHGIQGPITVNGQAFNNAMPPWGAVLQDDQIAAVVTYIRAEWGNKASAVTAEEVTKIRTAEAKRELPWSAEELLKLPVK; via the coding sequence ATGAGCAAGAAGAAGAAACAGTCAGCTGCTTCCTCGCCTGAATCGGCAGAGCCCTCGTCTAAGACCTCGGGTCAGGTGAACCTGCTTTCCGAGGGGGCTGAACCCCGCGCCGAGCAGGTTTCGATACCGATGGCTCTGGTCGTCATTCTCACCTTGTTGGTGTTTGTCTCGGACATGCACCTGATGGAGAATCGTGGAGAGTTCAATCCTGTGGTTTATCAGCCTCATGCGAGTTTGGAGGAAATCCAAGCCGAGTGGCCGCTGGATCCGGTCATCGAGGAACGCAAGAAGGGCAAGAAGGTCTACGATTCGGTGTGTGCCGCCTGTCATCAAGCCAACGGTTTGGGAACGGCTGGAAGCTTTCCTCCGCTGGCCGGAAGTGATTGGGTCCTAACCGAAGGTCCCAATCGTATCATTCGGCTGATCCTTCATGGCATCCAAGGTCCTATTACGGTCAATGGCCAGGCGTTCAATAATGCCATGCCTCCCTGGGGTGCTGTGCTGCAGGACGATCAGATTGCCGCTGTGGTCACCTATATCCGGGCTGAGTGGGGCAATAAGGCGTCCGCTGTGACCGCCGAGGAAGTGACGAAGATCAGGACCGCCGAAGCCAAGCGTGAGCTGCCTTGGTCGGCTGAGGAGTTACTCAAGCTCCCCGTCAAGTAG
- a CDS encoding cbb3-type cytochrome c oxidase subunit I, whose amino-acid sequence MGSNKQSVCDASPVPYHDIDRSCRWPVLLLLTKGTFWLVLSLVLGLVSSIKMHAPDFLSSCGWVSYGRIRPAFFSAFIYGFAIQASLGLSLWMLARLGRTRLVAGGLALLGGVIWNAGLLLGVLQIMGGQSTGFTWMEMPREAASLLCGGFFLIALSAFSTLRYREEKELYISHWFMIAALLCFLWVMSLGYYLGVLSPVRGAMQAVVGAWFVSGMQYLVLIPFGLAVAYYLLPKLSGKPVYSGQAAALGFWMLILFGGWTALSMIPQGPFPRWMLATGASCKFMLLMVVACFAANWFMTLHLGKKVSTSEPSWSFLVCAAWALMAGLVLDVFGATKSLLSSVAFTTYAVGVTHVLFFGFLTLVLMAGVYYVSERVLDGEWASRGLIRVHLGLSLLGLLFVSAGYIFGGLFTGTALNQSSGAFVDAARAMIPFMGAASAGYLLLLLGQLVLALNLVRTLIATTAEERAGLCAWCCGDIGSSKKVRAGV is encoded by the coding sequence ATGGGTTCCAATAAACAATCAGTTTGCGACGCGAGTCCGGTGCCGTATCACGACATCGATCGTTCGTGCCGTTGGCCCGTTCTGCTTCTCTTGACCAAGGGCACCTTCTGGTTGGTGCTCAGTCTGGTTTTGGGCCTGGTATCGTCGATTAAGATGCATGCCCCGGACTTCTTATCGAGCTGCGGTTGGGTGAGTTATGGGCGTATCCGACCGGCTTTCTTCAGCGCTTTTATTTACGGGTTTGCCATCCAAGCTTCTTTGGGCCTGAGCCTGTGGATGTTGGCTCGGTTGGGGCGGACTCGATTGGTCGCGGGAGGGTTGGCGCTGCTCGGGGGGGTAATCTGGAATGCTGGCCTACTCCTGGGGGTGCTCCAGATCATGGGCGGACAATCGACCGGTTTCACTTGGATGGAGATGCCCCGCGAGGCTGCTTCCTTGCTTTGCGGCGGCTTTTTTCTGATCGCGCTTTCGGCGTTCTCCACTCTGCGGTATCGGGAGGAGAAGGAACTCTACATCAGCCATTGGTTTATGATCGCCGCTCTGCTGTGCTTCCTGTGGGTGATGAGCCTGGGATATTATCTCGGTGTGCTCAGCCCGGTGAGGGGCGCGATGCAGGCCGTTGTTGGGGCTTGGTTTGTCAGCGGGATGCAGTATCTGGTGCTGATTCCGTTTGGATTGGCGGTTGCCTATTATCTTCTACCCAAGTTGAGTGGAAAGCCCGTTTACTCGGGGCAGGCGGCGGCTCTGGGGTTCTGGATGTTGATCCTGTTCGGGGGGTGGACCGCGCTCAGCATGATTCCGCAGGGGCCGTTTCCTCGTTGGATGCTGGCAACCGGTGCTTCTTGCAAGTTTATGCTCTTGATGGTGGTTGCCTGCTTTGCCGCCAACTGGTTCATGACGCTGCACCTCGGTAAGAAGGTTTCTACTTCGGAGCCTTCCTGGTCTTTCCTCGTGTGTGCCGCTTGGGCTCTTATGGCGGGCTTGGTCCTTGATGTGTTTGGTGCCACTAAATCCTTGCTCTCCAGCGTGGCCTTTACGACCTACGCGGTGGGAGTCACTCATGTGCTCTTTTTTGGGTTCCTCACTCTGGTGCTGATGGCAGGAGTCTACTATGTGAGCGAACGGGTTTTGGATGGTGAGTGGGCCAGTCGAGGCTTGATTCGTGTTCACCTAGGATTGAGCTTGCTGGGGCTCCTCTTCGTCTCTGCTGGGTATATTTTTGGTGGGTTATTCACAGGGACTGCGCTCAATCAAAGCAGCGGCGCGTTTGTGGATGCAGCCCGCGCGATGATCCCCTTCATGGGTGCAGCCAGCGCTGGCTACCTCCTGTTGCTGCTGGGGCAGCTGGTCCTGGCGCTAAACTTGGTTCGCACCCTGATCGCAACCACCGCGGAAGAGCGGGCCGGTTTGTGTGCCTGGTGCTGTGGTGATATCGGATCTTCCAAGAAAGTGAGGGCAGGGGTATGA
- a CDS encoding transposase — translation MARPLRIEVSGGLYHLTARGNERKPIYRDTRDREHFLELLSELPSRFGTLLHACVLMNNHYHLVIETPEPNLSRVGQWLNVSYGMWFNCRHDRSGHLFQGRFKAELIEDDAGLMEVVRYVHLNPARVGRLGLSQQDRARQRTAAAIARDERLVEERLKVLREHTWSSYPAYLGKVKPMDWLNLERVMSCYSGRSLSQQREALRKYTEDPVREGMVESPWERLIGGVILGSEDFAAQLRNQVKGSRREQKSLKVYDERVTWDRIVKAVESVKGEDWEAFRDRYGDWGRDAALYLGRRQGRMKLTELSEMAGGIDYAAVAGAISRLGKRLAKGDLRTEMMRILSQLSKS, via the coding sequence ATGGCCAGACCATTGCGGATTGAAGTGAGTGGAGGATTGTATCACCTGACCGCCCGAGGTAACGAACGGAAGCCTATCTATCGGGATACTCGAGACCGGGAACATTTTCTAGAACTGTTGTCCGAGCTTCCGAGTCGGTTTGGCACTCTGCTGCACGCGTGCGTACTCATGAACAATCACTACCATCTGGTGATCGAGACGCCTGAACCAAACCTGAGTCGAGTGGGACAATGGCTCAACGTCAGTTACGGGATGTGGTTCAACTGTCGACACGATCGATCCGGGCATCTGTTCCAAGGGCGGTTCAAGGCGGAGCTGATTGAAGACGACGCTGGCCTGATGGAGGTGGTGAGGTATGTACACTTGAACCCAGCTCGGGTTGGCCGGTTGGGTCTGTCTCAGCAGGATCGCGCCCGACAAAGGACCGCCGCCGCCATCGCCCGCGATGAACGGCTCGTTGAAGAACGGCTGAAGGTTCTTCGGGAGCATACCTGGAGCAGCTATCCGGCTTATCTGGGCAAGGTGAAACCGATGGACTGGCTTAACCTGGAACGCGTCATGAGTTGCTACAGCGGTAGATCCCTATCCCAGCAACGAGAAGCGTTACGAAAGTATACCGAGGATCCAGTGCGGGAAGGGATGGTGGAATCCCCGTGGGAACGGTTGATCGGCGGGGTGATATTGGGGAGCGAAGATTTTGCGGCACAACTGCGCAATCAGGTGAAGGGGAGTCGACGGGAGCAGAAGAGCTTGAAGGTTTACGATGAGCGAGTCACATGGGATCGGATCGTCAAAGCGGTGGAGTCGGTCAAAGGGGAGGATTGGGAGGCGTTTAGGGATCGATATGGAGACTGGGGACGCGATGCGGCATTGTACCTGGGGCGGCGGCAGGGACGGATGAAGTTGACCGAGTTGTCTGAAATGGCGGGTGGGATCGACTATGCGGCAGTGGCAGGAGCCATCAGTCGCTTGGGCAAAAGGCTGGCAAAGGGCGACCTACGAACCGAAATGATGAGGATTCTGTCCCAATTGTCGAAGAGTTAG
- a CDS encoding HAD-IIB family hydrolase — translation MNGMNPGMTPIKLFCSDLDGTLLGNPESTRRFKDAWDSLPKTTRPRLCYATGRLVQDVIDLLATRVLPWPDYIIGGVGTQIYDGQRKRSLNEFNQRFRQGWDLQKIEVIVGNFPGVSRQPPQFLHPYKSSWYLHQATPQVLATLEKQLAETGLHVTVVYSSARDLDVLPMDTNKGAALAWLCERIAVDPATALVAGDTGNDASMFLLPGVKGIIVENAQPELIEAVVKIQTFNATRVMAEGVLEGLQHFGVIPETPRAQSSSLAAGEMDPTLRMLFTDAALGSLTSEERDLIATGYRHALLTVRKNITPLGFSACSLADNEVTGTDVNYRSVWARDGAITIVGTIELDDPDIRGAQRDTLRTLFTHLAANGQMPANVRIDDGTPDYSGVGGICSIDSALWAIVAFHAYVRKTGDLGFLAEYSERLRRVMNWLGALDSNNDGLLEIPEAGDWTDLFGRSYHVLYDEVLWYRATVAYSRLLELGRCFDEATDYLRRSQALRSKILEVFWPSTKSVTSPHAFSFAQSQFSVGDASYLLAEITPFGFNWRCDVLGNVQGFISNVLDVDRARTAFKFMWGVGVNEPYPVVNLYPPVQSGDPDWRSYYTVNLLNLPGHYHNGGIWPFIGGMWVRFIHRLGLYEVACRELLKLAKLNQLGKSQEWEFNEWIHSRTGRPMGKCFQAWSASSYIHACQELQINPDQLPRE, via the coding sequence ATGAATGGGATGAACCCTGGAATGACGCCGATTAAACTCTTCTGTTCGGACCTCGACGGCACGCTGCTCGGCAATCCCGAGTCCACGCGCCGATTCAAGGATGCGTGGGATTCCCTGCCGAAAACCACGCGCCCACGTTTGTGCTACGCCACGGGGCGGCTGGTGCAGGATGTGATCGACTTGTTGGCGACGCGCGTTCTGCCGTGGCCGGATTACATCATCGGCGGTGTCGGCACGCAGATTTACGACGGCCAGCGCAAACGTTCGCTGAACGAGTTCAACCAGCGATTCCGGCAAGGATGGGATTTGCAGAAGATCGAGGTGATCGTCGGCAACTTCCCCGGCGTCTCACGCCAGCCGCCGCAATTCCTGCACCCTTACAAGTCGAGCTGGTATCTACATCAGGCGACACCTCAAGTCCTCGCCACGCTGGAAAAGCAACTGGCCGAAACCGGGCTGCACGTCACCGTGGTCTATTCCAGCGCGCGCGATCTGGACGTGCTGCCGATGGATACAAACAAGGGCGCGGCCCTGGCCTGGCTGTGCGAACGAATCGCGGTGGATCCCGCAACGGCGCTCGTCGCCGGCGACACGGGAAACGACGCCAGCATGTTCCTCCTGCCCGGCGTGAAGGGCATCATTGTTGAGAACGCCCAACCGGAGTTGATTGAGGCCGTCGTCAAAATTCAGACCTTTAATGCCACGCGGGTCATGGCGGAAGGGGTGCTCGAAGGTCTGCAACACTTCGGAGTCATTCCCGAAACGCCGCGAGCGCAGTCGTCCTCGCTGGCCGCCGGGGAAATGGACCCGACACTGCGCATGTTGTTCACCGACGCCGCGCTCGGCTCACTCACGTCGGAGGAGCGCGACCTCATCGCCACGGGTTATCGCCACGCGCTCCTCACCGTCCGGAAAAACATCACGCCGCTCGGATTCTCCGCCTGCTCGCTCGCGGACAACGAAGTTACCGGCACCGATGTGAACTATCGCAGCGTATGGGCGCGCGACGGCGCCATCACCATCGTCGGCACGATTGAACTGGATGATCCCGACATCCGCGGCGCGCAAAGGGACACCCTGCGCACCCTTTTCACCCATCTCGCCGCCAACGGGCAGATGCCGGCCAATGTCCGCATCGACGACGGCACGCCGGATTACAGCGGCGTGGGCGGCATCTGCTCCATCGACAGCGCGCTGTGGGCCATCGTTGCCTTTCACGCCTACGTGCGGAAGACCGGCGACCTCGGCTTTCTGGCTGAATACAGCGAGCGGCTCCGGCGCGTGATGAACTGGCTCGGCGCGCTCGACAGCAATAACGACGGCCTGCTCGAAATCCCCGAGGCCGGCGACTGGACCGATCTCTTCGGACGCAGCTATCACGTCCTCTATGACGAAGTCCTGTGGTATCGCGCCACGGTGGCCTACAGCCGGTTGCTCGAACTGGGGAGATGCTTCGATGAGGCGACTGATTATCTGCGACGCTCGCAGGCGCTGCGCTCAAAGATTCTCGAAGTCTTCTGGCCTTCGACCAAGTCTGTGACCAGCCCACACGCCTTTAGTTTCGCGCAATCACAATTCTCCGTCGGCGACGCCAGTTACTTGCTGGCCGAAATTACGCCCTTCGGCTTCAACTGGCGTTGCGACGTGCTAGGCAACGTGCAGGGCTTCATCTCCAACGTGCTTGATGTGGATCGCGCGCGCACCGCGTTCAAGTTCATGTGGGGCGTGGGCGTGAACGAACCATACCCGGTGGTGAACCTCTATCCGCCCGTGCAGTCCGGCGATCCAGACTGGCGTTCTTACTACACGGTGAATTTGTTGAACCTGCCCGGCCATTACCATAACGGCGGCATTTGGCCGTTCATCGGCGGCATGTGGGTGCGGTTCATTCACAGGCTTGGCCTCTACGAAGTGGCCTGCCGCGAGTTGCTCAAACTCGCGAAGCTCAACCAGCTTGGGAAAAGCCAGGAATGGGAATTCAATGAATGGATTCACAGCCGGACAGGCCGTCCGATGGGCAAGTGCTTCCAAGCCTGGTCCGCTTCTTCCTACATCCACGCCTGCCAGGAATTGCAGATCAACCCGGACCAGTTGCCGCGAGAGTAA